One window of Medicago truncatula cultivar Jemalong A17 chromosome 2, MtrunA17r5.0-ANR, whole genome shotgun sequence genomic DNA carries:
- the LOC112419030 gene encoding uncharacterized protein yields MSAAVRAWMIALSTGGVEALKDQLGVCRWNHSFRSFHQHAKSNIRSYTKAKKLSSASSAAVSNKVKRSKEESMRKVIDLNCRGPSTSRF; encoded by the coding sequence ATGAGTGCAGCAGTAAGAGCTTGGATGATAGCATTAAGCACAGGAGGAGTGGAGGCCTTAAAAGACCAACTTGGTGTATGCAGGTGGAACCATTCTTTTAGATCCTTTCATCAGCATGCTAAGAGCAATATCAGATCATACACTAAGGCCAAGAAATTGTCATCTGCTTCTTCTGCTGCTGTTTCCAACAAGGTGAAGAGAAGCAAGGAAGAATCTATGAGGAAAGTCATTGACTTGAATTGTCGGGGTCCTAGTACTTCAAGGTTTTAA
- the LOC25488438 gene encoding uncharacterized protein, translating to MSAATRAWVVASSIGAVEALKDQLGVCRWNYAFRSLHQHAKNNIRSYTQAKKLSSASSAAVSNKVKRTKEESMKKVMDLNCWGPSTARF from the coding sequence ATGAGTGCAGCAACAAGAGCATGGGTAGtagcatcaagcataggagcAGTGGAAGCTTTAAAAGACCAACTTGGTGTATGCAGGTGGAACTATGCTTTTAGGTCACTTCATCAACATGCTAAGAACAATATTAGATCATACACTCAGGCTAAGAAATTGTCATCTGCTTCTTCTGCTGCTGTTTCCAACAAGGTGAAAAGAACCAAGGAAGAATCTATGAAGAAAGTCATGGACTTGAATTGTTGGGGTCCTAGTACTGCAAGGTTTTAA
- the LOC25488439 gene encoding uncharacterized protein — translation MSAATKAWVVASSIGAVEALKDQLGVCRWNYAFRSLHQHAKNNIRSYSQAKKLSSASSAAVSNKVKRSKEESMRKVIDLNCWGPSTARF, via the coding sequence ATGAGTGCAGCAACAAAAGCTTGGGTAGtagcatcaagcataggagcAGTGGAAGCATTAAAAGACCAACTTGGTGTATGCAGGTGGAACTATGCTTTTAGATCACTTCATCAACATGCTAAGAACAATATTAGATCATACTCTCAAGCCAAGAAATTGTCCTCTGCTTCATCTGCTGCTGTTTCGAATAAGGTGAAGAGAAGCAAGGAAGAATCTATGAGGAAAGTCATTGACTTGAATTGCTGGGGTCCTAGTACTGCAAGGTTTTAA
- the LOC25487410 gene encoding uncharacterized protein — protein MSATTKAWIVVASSIGAVEALKDQLGICRWNYAFRSMQQHVNTRSPYTQAKNLSNSANASNKGKRNKEESMKKVMDLNCWGPPTIRF, from the coding sequence ATGAGTGCAACAACTAAAGCTTGGATAGTAGTTGCATCAAGCATTGGAGCTGTGGAGGCCTTAAAAGATCAATTAGGGATTTGTAGATGGAACTATGCTTTTAGGTCAATGCAACAACATGTTAATACCAGATCACCTTACACTCAAGCCAAGAATTTGTCAAATTCTGCTAATGCTTCCAACAAGGGGAAGAGAAACAAGGAAGAATCTATGAAGAAAGTCATGGACCTGAATTGTTGGGGTCCACCTACTAtaagattttaa
- the LOC11426205 gene encoding ubiquitin carboxyl-terminal hydrolase 14 isoform X2 — protein MDLLRSNLSRVRIPEPTNRVYKQECCLSFDTPMSEGGLFIDMFNFLAFGKDYVGWNFEKTGNPVYLHVKKTKKPVPEDRPLKKPTLLAIGIDGGFDNNEADYEETHNIVILPDYVSLSYPSVELPEKVRLAADAILLDAGAERKEQVAAWTADKKLVSVYATNLQQIDNGVVIPPTGWKCSQCDKTDNLWLNLTDGVILCGRKNWDGSGGNNHAVEHYKKTGYPLAVKLGTITADLEAADVFSYPEDDNVLDPLLAQHLAFFGIDFSSLQKTEMTTAEKELDQNTNFEWNRIQESGQEVEPIFGPGYTGLVNLGNSCYLAATMQAVFSARSFSSRYYINQSLKKAFEEAPADPTVDLNMQLTKLAHGLLSGKYSVPQVEEQEGIPPRMFKTLVAASHPEFSTMRQQDALEFFLHFLDQVERSNAGKTELDPARSFKFGVEDRILCSSGKVAYNRRNDYILSLNIPLHEATNKEELELFHKLKAEKLSEGKEVSGDEVVRPRVPLEACLASFSAPEEVHDFYSTALQMKTTAVKSAGLTSFPDYLVLHMRKFVMEEGWVPKKLDVYVDVPDIIDISHMRSKGHQPGEELLPDGVPIEDDSEIPLANEDIVAQLVSMGFNQIHCQKAAINTSNAGVEEAMTWLLAHMEDPDIDAPILRGRGSESVDQSKVDMLLSFGFQDDVARKALIASGGDIEKATDWIFSNPDASVSNMDATASNTTSGPNDADLPDGGGRYRLMGIVSHIGTSTHCGHYVAHILKDGRWVIFNDNKVGASINPPKDMGYLYFFERL, from the exons ATGGATTTGCTCCGATCAAATCTCTCTCGTGTTCGAATCCCAGAACCCACCAATCGCGTCTACAAGCAAGAATGCTGCTTATCCTTCGACACTCCT ATGTCAGAAGGTGGGTTGTTCATTGACATGTTTAATTTTCTTGCATTTGGGAAGGATTATGTGGGTTGGAACTTTGAAAAGACTGGAAATCCGGTTTATTTGCATGTGAAGAAGACGAAGAAGCCGGTTCCGGAAGATAGGCCTTTGAAGAAACCTACCCTGTTGGCTATAG GTATTGATGGGGGATTTGATAACAATGAGGCTGACTATGAAGAAACTCATAATATTGTTATATTACCTGACTATGTTTCACTTTCATATCCTTCCGTGGAATTACCGGAGAAG GTAAGATTGGCGGCTGATGCTATATTACTAGATGCGGGTGCTGAACGGAAGGAGCAAGTTGCAGCATGGACAGCTGATAAGAAACTCGTCAGTGTCTATGCAACGAATTTACAGCAAATTGACAATGGTGTTGTTATTCCCCCAACTGGGTGGAAATGCTCCCAATGTGACAAGACAGACAATCTTTGGTTAAATTTGACTGATGGAGTGATCCTTTGTGGGAGGAAAAACTGGGATGGAAGTGGCGGAAACAACCATGCAGTTGAACATTACAAAAAGACAGGCTACCCACTCGCCGTAAAGCTCGGGACTATTACTGCTGATCTGGAAGCAGCAG ATGTTTTCTCATATCCGGAGGATGATAATGTGTTGGACCCACTTTTAGCACAACATCTGGCATTTTTTGGCATTGATTTCTCATCACTACAAAAG ACTGAAATGACTACGGCTGAAAAAGAACTCGACCAAAATACCAATTTTGAGTGGAATAGAATCCAAGAAAGTGGGCAGGAAGTGGAACCAATTTTTGGACCTGGATACACAGGATTGGTCAATCTTGGAAACAG ttGTTATTTGGCAGCAACTATGCAAGCTGTATTTTCAGCACGATCTTTCTCTTCAAG GTACTACATAAACCAAAGTCTAAAGAAGGCATTTGAGGAGGCTCCTGCTGATCCAACTGTGGACCTCAACATGCAGTT GACGAAACTTGCACACGGTTTACTGTCTGGCAAATATTCTGTTCCACAAGTTGAG GAGCAAGAAGGGATACCACCACGTATGTTCAAAACTTTAGTCGCTGCCAGCCATCCAGAATTTTCTACTATGCGACAACAG GATGCTTTAgaatttttccttcattttcttgACCAAGTGGAACGTTCTAATGCTGGGAAAACTGAACTGGATCCCGCAAGGAGTTTCAAGTTTGGTGTTGAAGATCGTATCTTGTGTTCATCGGGAAAAGTTGCATACAATAGAAGGAACGACTATATTCTTTCTCTGAATATTCCATTGCATGAAGCAACTAACAAAG AAGAATTGGAATTGTTTCACAAGCTGAAAGCAGAGAAACTTTCTGAGGGAAAAGAAGT GTCTGGTGATGAGGTTGTACGTCCAAGGGTGCCTTTAGAAGCTTGCCTTGCAAGCTTCTCAGCTCCCGAGGAGGTACATGATTTTTACAGCACTGCTTTGCAAATGAAGACAACAGCAGTGAA GTCGGCTGGTCTGACATCATTTCCGGATTATCTGGTCTTGCACATGCGCAAATTTGTTATGGAGGAGGGATGGGTACCCAAAAAACTCG ATGTATATGTTGACGTTCCTGATATCATAGATATCAGTCACATGCGTAGCAAAGGTCATCAACCTGGGGAAGAGCTTCTACCAGATGGGG TACCGATCGAGGATGATTCAGAAATACCTTTAGCCAATGAAGACATTGTTGCACAGCTGGTGTCTATGGGCTTTAACCAGATTCATTGTCAAAAAGCTGCTATTAATACATCAAATGCTGGAGTAGAAGAGGCAATGACTTGGTTACTAGCTCACATGGAGGATCCAG ATATTGACGCTCCCATTTTGAGAGGGCGTGGGTCTGAAAGTGTTGACCAGTCAAAAGTTGATATGCTACTTTCATTTGGATTTCAAGATGACGTTGCTCGAAAGGCCCTGATAGCATcg GGTGGTGACATTGAGAAAGCAACAGACTGGATCTTCAGCAATCCCGATGCATCCGTTTCCAACATGGATGCTACTGCATCAAACACTACATCTGGTCCAAATGATGCTGACTTACCCGATGGAGGAGGAA GATATCGACTTATGGGAATTGTTAGCCACATTGGAACCTCAACACACTGCGGTCACTATGTTGCACACATCTTGAAAGATGGTAGATGGGTTATTTTTAACGACAACAAGGTAGGGGCTTCCATTAATCCTCCCAAGGACATGGGCTATCTTTACTTTTTCGAGAGGCTTTGA
- the LOC11426205 gene encoding ubiquitin carboxyl-terminal hydrolase 14 isoform X1 — protein MDLLRSNLSRVRIPEPTNRVYKQECCLSFDTPMSEGGLFIDMFNFLAFGKDYVGWNFEKTGNPVYLHVKKTKKPVPEDRPLKKPTLLAIGIDGGFDNNEADYEETHNIVILPDYVSLSYPSVELPEKVRLAADAILLDAGAERKEQVAAWTADKKLVSVYATNLQQIDNGVVIPPTGWKCSQCDKTDNLWLNLTDGVILCGRKNWDGSGGNNHAVEHYKKTGYPLAVKLGTITADLEAADVFSYPEDDNVLDPLLAQHLAFFGIDFSSLQKTEMTTAEKELDQNTNFEWNRIQESGQEVEPIFGPGYTGLVNLGNSCYLAATMQAVFSARSFSSRYYINQSLKKAFEEAPADPTVDLNMQLTKLAHGLLSGKYSVPQVENDDNKNVATTPTSAEQEGIPPRMFKTLVAASHPEFSTMRQQDALEFFLHFLDQVERSNAGKTELDPARSFKFGVEDRILCSSGKVAYNRRNDYILSLNIPLHEATNKEELELFHKLKAEKLSEGKEVSGDEVVRPRVPLEACLASFSAPEEVHDFYSTALQMKTTAVKSAGLTSFPDYLVLHMRKFVMEEGWVPKKLDVYVDVPDIIDISHMRSKGHQPGEELLPDGVPIEDDSEIPLANEDIVAQLVSMGFNQIHCQKAAINTSNAGVEEAMTWLLAHMEDPDIDAPILRGRGSESVDQSKVDMLLSFGFQDDVARKALIASGGDIEKATDWIFSNPDASVSNMDATASNTTSGPNDADLPDGGGRYRLMGIVSHIGTSTHCGHYVAHILKDGRWVIFNDNKVGASINPPKDMGYLYFFERL, from the exons ATGGATTTGCTCCGATCAAATCTCTCTCGTGTTCGAATCCCAGAACCCACCAATCGCGTCTACAAGCAAGAATGCTGCTTATCCTTCGACACTCCT ATGTCAGAAGGTGGGTTGTTCATTGACATGTTTAATTTTCTTGCATTTGGGAAGGATTATGTGGGTTGGAACTTTGAAAAGACTGGAAATCCGGTTTATTTGCATGTGAAGAAGACGAAGAAGCCGGTTCCGGAAGATAGGCCTTTGAAGAAACCTACCCTGTTGGCTATAG GTATTGATGGGGGATTTGATAACAATGAGGCTGACTATGAAGAAACTCATAATATTGTTATATTACCTGACTATGTTTCACTTTCATATCCTTCCGTGGAATTACCGGAGAAG GTAAGATTGGCGGCTGATGCTATATTACTAGATGCGGGTGCTGAACGGAAGGAGCAAGTTGCAGCATGGACAGCTGATAAGAAACTCGTCAGTGTCTATGCAACGAATTTACAGCAAATTGACAATGGTGTTGTTATTCCCCCAACTGGGTGGAAATGCTCCCAATGTGACAAGACAGACAATCTTTGGTTAAATTTGACTGATGGAGTGATCCTTTGTGGGAGGAAAAACTGGGATGGAAGTGGCGGAAACAACCATGCAGTTGAACATTACAAAAAGACAGGCTACCCACTCGCCGTAAAGCTCGGGACTATTACTGCTGATCTGGAAGCAGCAG ATGTTTTCTCATATCCGGAGGATGATAATGTGTTGGACCCACTTTTAGCACAACATCTGGCATTTTTTGGCATTGATTTCTCATCACTACAAAAG ACTGAAATGACTACGGCTGAAAAAGAACTCGACCAAAATACCAATTTTGAGTGGAATAGAATCCAAGAAAGTGGGCAGGAAGTGGAACCAATTTTTGGACCTGGATACACAGGATTGGTCAATCTTGGAAACAG ttGTTATTTGGCAGCAACTATGCAAGCTGTATTTTCAGCACGATCTTTCTCTTCAAG GTACTACATAAACCAAAGTCTAAAGAAGGCATTTGAGGAGGCTCCTGCTGATCCAACTGTGGACCTCAACATGCAGTT GACGAAACTTGCACACGGTTTACTGTCTGGCAAATATTCTGTTCCACAAGTTGAG AATGACGACAACAAAAATGTTGCAACCACCCCTACATCTGCG GAGCAAGAAGGGATACCACCACGTATGTTCAAAACTTTAGTCGCTGCCAGCCATCCAGAATTTTCTACTATGCGACAACAG GATGCTTTAgaatttttccttcattttcttgACCAAGTGGAACGTTCTAATGCTGGGAAAACTGAACTGGATCCCGCAAGGAGTTTCAAGTTTGGTGTTGAAGATCGTATCTTGTGTTCATCGGGAAAAGTTGCATACAATAGAAGGAACGACTATATTCTTTCTCTGAATATTCCATTGCATGAAGCAACTAACAAAG AAGAATTGGAATTGTTTCACAAGCTGAAAGCAGAGAAACTTTCTGAGGGAAAAGAAGT GTCTGGTGATGAGGTTGTACGTCCAAGGGTGCCTTTAGAAGCTTGCCTTGCAAGCTTCTCAGCTCCCGAGGAGGTACATGATTTTTACAGCACTGCTTTGCAAATGAAGACAACAGCAGTGAA GTCGGCTGGTCTGACATCATTTCCGGATTATCTGGTCTTGCACATGCGCAAATTTGTTATGGAGGAGGGATGGGTACCCAAAAAACTCG ATGTATATGTTGACGTTCCTGATATCATAGATATCAGTCACATGCGTAGCAAAGGTCATCAACCTGGGGAAGAGCTTCTACCAGATGGGG TACCGATCGAGGATGATTCAGAAATACCTTTAGCCAATGAAGACATTGTTGCACAGCTGGTGTCTATGGGCTTTAACCAGATTCATTGTCAAAAAGCTGCTATTAATACATCAAATGCTGGAGTAGAAGAGGCAATGACTTGGTTACTAGCTCACATGGAGGATCCAG ATATTGACGCTCCCATTTTGAGAGGGCGTGGGTCTGAAAGTGTTGACCAGTCAAAAGTTGATATGCTACTTTCATTTGGATTTCAAGATGACGTTGCTCGAAAGGCCCTGATAGCATcg GGTGGTGACATTGAGAAAGCAACAGACTGGATCTTCAGCAATCCCGATGCATCCGTTTCCAACATGGATGCTACTGCATCAAACACTACATCTGGTCCAAATGATGCTGACTTACCCGATGGAGGAGGAA GATATCGACTTATGGGAATTGTTAGCCACATTGGAACCTCAACACACTGCGGTCACTATGTTGCACACATCTTGAAAGATGGTAGATGGGTTATTTTTAACGACAACAAGGTAGGGGCTTCCATTAATCCTCCCAAGGACATGGGCTATCTTTACTTTTTCGAGAGGCTTTGA